In a single window of the Gossypium hirsutum isolate 1008001.06 unplaced genomic scaffold, Gossypium_hirsutum_v2.1 scaffold_1510, whole genome shotgun sequence genome:
- the LOC107889855 gene encoding heparanase-like protein 2, with amino-acid sequence MDLKCIFSLAIFVSQISLLSTRNVNLVIQGATSIGEPDDKFGCLPMDRWDELNKFFNQTGVKVAFGLNALLGRNRSQIEKGLWGGNWKSQNARDFMKYTISKGYKVDSYEFGNQLSRAGMGASIEAEQYGKDIVVLKNLVKELHPDPKTQPKVLGPSGYHDETWFNSFLEVSGHDVVDGVTHHIYNLGPGHDPNMITKIQDPSYLNQVAQTYKGVLNIINKFKPQSGAWVFESGRALHGGAKDLSPTFADGF; translated from the exons ATGGATTTGAAATGCATATTCAGCCTAGCAATCTTTGTTTCCCAGATATCGCTTTTGTCGACGCGAAATGTGAACCTTGTGATTCAAGGAGCAACATCAATTGGTGAACCAGATGATAAATTT GGCTGCCTTCCCATGGATAGATGGGACGAACTCAATAAATTTTTCAATCAAACTGG AGTAAAGGTTGCGTTCGGGTTGAATGCTCTGCTCGGAAGAAATCGGTCACAAATTGAAAAGGGTCTTTGGGGTGGCAATTGGAAATCGCAAAATGCAAGGGATTTCATGAAGTATACTATTTCCAAGGGATACAAAGTTGATTCTTATGAATTTG GAAATCAACTCTCCAGAGCTGGGATGGGTGCTAGCATTGAGGCTGAACAATATGGAAAAGACATAGTGGTACTTAAGAATCTAGTGAAAGAATTACACCCAGATCCCAAAACTCAACCAAAGGTTTTAGGTCCTAGTGGCTACCATGATGAAACATGGTTTAATTCCTTCCTAGAAGTTTCAGGACATGATGTTGTAGATGGAGTTACACACCATATCTATAATCTTGGACCTG GTCATGATCCAAACATGATTACCAAGATTCAAGATCCATCTTACTTAAATCAGGTTGCCCAAACCTATAAAGGTGTTTTGAATATTATCAACAAGTTTAAACCACAGTCGGGAGCTTGGGTTTTTGAATCTGGCAG